From the Natronogracilivirga saccharolytica genome, one window contains:
- a CDS encoding tetratricopeptide repeat protein, whose product MYIKNKRTVCSIATVLLFMLIAAPDLTAQHEHMHDDHPIPDETEIGMIDFGVACNEDVRADFNHALGMLHHMMYVSARENFKKVAEADPDCAMAYWGIATTLFQPLWGTRPGNDDLQYGWKKIQKADDLAETERENALIASTKAFFREPESADFRTRIDRWSDGVKTAYQAFSEDHDIAALYGLTLLTKAQFINDRDPLYDEAEDVLRSIFEEVPEHPGAIHYSIHATDVDGRAENALDMVEAYAAIAPNTPHALHMPSHIYVRLGDWPEVIIWNRLSADAALDFPVNGAESHHYIHAIDYKVYAYLQRGEDEKAEAVFEEALNKERHQQTFVSAYHFAATPARLAVEQHDWDRARSLEPRTPGYLPWDESPWAEALTWYARGLGAVHTGNLDEAKSAKQRMSELRDIAEERGDDNMVAYIDADRHVLAGRIAFEEGDKTKAVELTQKATELEGSVEKHPVTPGALQPTYEALGNLYMDLDRPDEALAAYEASDKLWPGRLNTLMGASIAARMNGDERVARYYFAQLLNSAAGELEFPMAGGETVSRSH is encoded by the coding sequence ATGTACATAAAGAACAAAAGAACCGTTTGCAGCATCGCAACCGTGCTGCTGTTCATGTTGATTGCAGCCCCTGACCTGACGGCCCAGCATGAACACATGCACGATGACCATCCCATTCCTGATGAAACGGAAATCGGAATGATTGACTTCGGAGTTGCCTGTAACGAAGACGTCCGGGCTGATTTCAACCATGCTTTGGGCATGCTTCACCATATGATGTACGTATCAGCGCGGGAAAACTTTAAGAAAGTTGCTGAAGCAGATCCGGACTGCGCCATGGCCTATTGGGGCATAGCCACTACGTTGTTCCAGCCGCTTTGGGGAACCCGGCCCGGCAACGATGATTTGCAGTATGGCTGGAAAAAAATTCAAAAGGCTGATGATCTGGCTGAAACCGAGCGGGAAAACGCTCTGATAGCGTCGACGAAGGCGTTTTTCCGTGAGCCGGAATCCGCTGATTTCCGAACACGGATTGACCGATGGAGCGATGGCGTGAAAACAGCATATCAAGCTTTTTCTGAAGATCATGATATTGCGGCTTTGTATGGACTGACATTGCTGACAAAAGCACAATTCATTAATGATCGTGATCCGCTATACGATGAAGCCGAGGATGTTCTCCGTTCCATTTTTGAGGAAGTACCCGAACATCCGGGTGCCATTCATTACAGTATTCATGCAACCGATGTTGACGGACGCGCTGAAAATGCCCTGGACATGGTGGAAGCGTATGCCGCGATAGCACCGAATACCCCTCATGCGCTGCACATGCCGTCACATATTTATGTCCGTCTGGGCGACTGGCCCGAGGTCATTATATGGAACAGGCTTTCGGCTGATGCGGCACTCGACTTTCCGGTCAATGGTGCCGAATCTCATCACTACATCCATGCAATCGATTATAAGGTGTACGCCTATCTGCAGCGTGGTGAAGATGAAAAGGCCGAAGCGGTATTTGAAGAAGCGCTGAACAAAGAGAGGCACCAGCAGACCTTTGTGAGTGCTTATCATTTTGCGGCCACTCCGGCCCGGCTCGCCGTTGAACAGCATGACTGGGACCGCGCCCGGTCTCTTGAACCGCGCACACCCGGGTATCTTCCGTGGGATGAATCCCCTTGGGCTGAAGCCCTGACCTGGTATGCGCGGGGACTCGGTGCAGTTCACACCGGAAACCTTGATGAAGCAAAAAGTGCAAAGCAACGCATGTCGGAGCTTCGCGATATTGCTGAAGAGCGGGGAGATGATAATATGGTGGCCTACATTGACGCCGACCGCCACGTACTGGCCGGGCGTATCGCATTTGAGGAAGGGGATAAAACAAAAGCCGTTGAACTCACCCAAAAAGCAACCGAGCTCGAAGGATCAGTGGAAAAACATCCGGTAACACCGGGTGCCCTTCAGCCCACCTATGAAGCCCTTGGCAATTTATATATGGATCTGGATCGGCCGGATGAAGCCCTTGCAGCTTATGAGGCATCGGACAAGCTCTGGCCCGGAAGGCTGAATACGCTCATGGGTGCATCCATAGCAGCCAGGATGAATGGTGATGAACGGGTTGCAAGGTATTACTTTGCGCAGTTATTGAACAGCGCGGCCGGAGAGCTGGAATTCCCGATGGCGGGCGGCGAGACCGTCAGCCGGTCCCATTGA
- a CDS encoding sodium:solute symporter family protein produces the protein MQTSQLIIAGLYFAVIFGVGMYATRYVKNATDFLLAGRRLGLVLATAALAATHFGGGFVVGTGEWGYMYGLTGMAYAVSVGLALLLLAVVAARRMRRLGLVTVPDYLEHRYHSPVARFLGALLSLIAIIGILGAQVWASQGALSILGIDPVVAATIATLLFIIYTAASGLWGVTLTDAVQLAIIFIGIPLAAALGLQSAGGFDGIREGLAAAEPDVSVDGYFHPAGAGGMWIVAALLPAILYTLIGQDFYQRLFAARDEKIAVRAAALAGCILILYAVFPTVAGMAARGVFGEGIDPAQAIPLLVAEVLPAWIGAIVVAAIIGAIMSTADSLLVAGTSHLTHDMYARIGPADRTGDTRRMLLISRIGTVVIGLLALFLALYIQRIIDLLLLSYTMYAAGVFVPVVMGLYWPRGTAAGAVSAIIGGSLTGLAAAQGWLALPYLSEWPPIVLGALVSLIVYVAVSLMTEAPDRRDPAEQG, from the coding sequence ATGCAAACCTCCCAGCTCATCATAGCCGGCCTCTACTTCGCGGTGATCTTCGGCGTGGGCATGTACGCCACCCGCTACGTCAAAAATGCCACCGACTTTTTGCTGGCCGGACGGCGGCTCGGCCTGGTGCTGGCCACCGCAGCCCTGGCGGCAACCCACTTCGGCGGCGGCTTTGTCGTCGGCACCGGCGAATGGGGCTACATGTACGGCCTGACCGGCATGGCCTATGCCGTAAGCGTCGGGCTGGCGTTGCTGCTGCTGGCTGTTGTCGCCGCCCGGCGGATGCGCAGGCTCGGACTGGTAACCGTGCCCGACTACCTCGAACACCGCTATCACAGTCCGGTCGCCCGGTTTCTCGGAGCCCTGCTCTCGCTCATCGCCATCATCGGGATCCTCGGGGCGCAGGTGTGGGCCTCGCAGGGAGCACTGAGCATTCTGGGCATCGATCCCGTCGTCGCCGCAACCATTGCCACTTTGCTGTTCATCATATACACCGCCGCATCAGGACTCTGGGGCGTCACCCTGACCGATGCCGTGCAGCTGGCCATTATCTTCATCGGCATTCCGCTGGCCGCGGCCCTGGGCCTGCAGTCAGCCGGCGGATTTGACGGAATCCGGGAAGGCCTGGCCGCCGCCGAACCGGATGTTTCCGTCGACGGCTATTTTCATCCGGCCGGAGCAGGGGGGATGTGGATCGTGGCCGCACTGCTGCCCGCCATTTTGTACACGCTGATCGGACAGGATTTCTACCAGCGCCTGTTTGCGGCGCGGGATGAAAAAATCGCCGTGCGCGCGGCGGCCCTGGCGGGATGCATCCTCATCCTCTACGCCGTTTTTCCGACCGTGGCCGGCATGGCGGCGCGCGGGGTTTTCGGAGAGGGGATTGATCCGGCCCAGGCCATTCCGCTGCTGGTGGCCGAAGTACTCCCGGCGTGGATCGGAGCCATCGTGGTGGCCGCCATCATCGGTGCAATCATGTCGACCGCCGATTCGCTGCTGGTGGCCGGTACATCCCACCTGACTCATGACATGTATGCCCGCATCGGGCCGGCGGACCGGACCGGCGATACCCGCCGGATGCTGCTCATATCCCGCATAGGAACGGTTGTCATCGGCCTGCTGGCCCTGTTTCTTGCCCTTTATATCCAGCGGATCATCGATCTGCTGCTACTCTCCTACACCATGTACGCAGCCGGGGTGTTTGTGCCTGTGGTGATGGGACTTTACTGGCCGCGGGGCACGGCTGCCGGAGCCGTATCCGCCATCATCGGCGGATCGCTGACCGGACTCGCTGCAGCGCAGGGGTGGCTGGCGCTGCCGTATCTTTCAGAGTGGCCGCCGATTGTTCTGGGAGCGCTGGTGTCGCTGATCGTTTATGTTGCGGTATCGCTGATGACCGAAGCTCCTGATAGGCGGGATCCGGCTGAACAAGGTTGA
- a CDS encoding nucleoside deaminase — protein sequence MNQQPNFLSEFRFRLPDWVAGFLPPPGHVFRNDEEKMRLAIDLARENVRRDTGGPFGAAVFDRDSGRLIAPGVNIVVPACWSGGHAEMVAFALAQQAFRTHDLGGHGMPFCELFSSTEPCAMCLGAAPWSGIRRLVCAAADEDARRVGFDEGPKPDDWVAGLEQRGIAVRSGVLKNEAVAVLRDYADQGKPIYNARQDGS from the coding sequence ATGAATCAGCAACCGAACTTTTTGTCCGAATTCCGGTTCCGGCTGCCAGACTGGGTGGCGGGTTTCCTGCCGCCGCCCGGCCATGTCTTCCGAAACGATGAGGAAAAAATGCGTCTGGCCATCGATCTGGCCCGGGAGAATGTCCGGCGCGATACGGGCGGACCCTTTGGCGCCGCAGTTTTCGACCGTGACAGCGGACGGCTGATTGCTCCCGGCGTGAATATTGTAGTGCCCGCCTGCTGGTCCGGCGGACACGCCGAGATGGTTGCCTTTGCACTGGCCCAGCAGGCGTTCCGGACACATGACCTTGGCGGACACGGAATGCCGTTTTGTGAGCTTTTTTCCAGCACCGAGCCCTGCGCGATGTGCCTGGGAGCTGCTCCGTGGTCGGGAATCCGGCGCCTGGTATGTGCTGCCGCCGATGAAGATGCCCGCCGCGTGGGTTTTGATGAGGGTCCCAAGCCGGACGACTGGGTGGCGGGTCTGGAGCAGCGCGGCATTGCTGTCCGGTCCGGTGTTCTGAAAAACGAGGCCGTTGCCGTGCTCAGGGACTATGCTGATCAGGGCAAACCCATTTACAATGCCCGTCAGGACGGGTCCTGA
- a CDS encoding potassium channel beta subunit family protein, giving the protein MIYRRLGKAGVQVSALSFGSWLTFGKLIDDATAEKLMHIAYDNGINFFDNAEGYYFGKSEEVMGDILKKSGWDRTTYLVSSKVFWGGKKPNQTGLSKKHVFEACHAALRRLQVDYLDLFFCHRPDKNTPMEETVWAMHQLVMQGKVLYWGTSEWSAQEIMEAHAVAKQHNLVAPVMEQPQYNMIHRERVEVEYKKLYRPDVAGMGTTIWSPLASGLLTGKYNKGIPEEQTRLKEENLDWLKEAILTSENIEKANKLTGLADELDMSLARLAVAWCLKNPDVSTVILGASKEHQLEENLKAVEDIDKLDDAAMDRIEEILQNKPEQPMF; this is encoded by the coding sequence ATGATCTACCGCAGACTTGGAAAAGCCGGAGTGCAGGTCAGCGCCCTTTCATTCGGATCCTGGCTCACTTTCGGAAAACTGATTGATGACGCTACCGCTGAAAAACTCATGCATATTGCCTATGATAACGGCATCAATTTTTTCGACAATGCCGAGGGATACTATTTCGGCAAGTCCGAGGAGGTGATGGGCGATATTCTCAAAAAGTCCGGATGGGACCGCACCACATACCTGGTTTCCAGCAAGGTGTTCTGGGGAGGAAAGAAGCCGAATCAGACCGGACTCAGCAAAAAGCACGTGTTTGAAGCTTGTCATGCCGCCCTGCGACGGCTTCAGGTGGATTATCTGGACCTGTTCTTTTGCCACCGGCCCGACAAGAACACCCCCATGGAGGAGACCGTATGGGCAATGCACCAGCTGGTGATGCAGGGCAAGGTGCTGTACTGGGGGACCTCCGAGTGGAGCGCCCAGGAAATCATGGAAGCGCACGCCGTGGCGAAGCAGCACAATCTGGTGGCGCCGGTCATGGAACAGCCGCAGTATAATATGATCCATCGTGAGCGGGTGGAGGTCGAGTACAAAAAGCTGTACCGTCCGGATGTGGCCGGAATGGGTACCACCATCTGGTCTCCGCTGGCATCAGGCCTGCTCACCGGAAAGTACAACAAAGGGATTCCCGAAGAGCAGACCCGGCTCAAGGAGGAGAATCTGGACTGGCTAAAAGAAGCCATTCTCACTTCCGAAAACATCGAAAAGGCCAACAAACTGACCGGACTGGCGGATGAGCTGGATATGTCCCTGGCCCGGCTGGCTGTTGCATGGTGTCTGAAGAATCCGGATGTAAGCACGGTGATCCTCGGGGCGAGCAAGGAGCATCAGCTCGAGGAAAATCTCAAAGCCGTCGAAGACATTGACAAGCTGGACGATGCAGCGATGGATCGCATCGAGGAGATCCTGCAGAACAAGCCCGAACAGCCGATGTTCTGA
- a CDS encoding methyltransferase domain-containing protein, with protein MGAGPVGIVSFLRCRRSVASDPLNSLFESQPAYRAHREQAREHNVEFIEAKGEKLPYSDGEFDLLITDNVLDHTESPEKILSEA; from the coding sequence GTGGGAGCAGGTCCGGTCGGAATCGTATCCTTTCTCCGGTGCCGGCGCAGCGTCGCATCGGATCCGCTGAACAGTCTGTTCGAGTCGCAGCCTGCCTATCGCGCGCACCGCGAGCAGGCCAGAGAGCACAATGTGGAATTCATCGAAGCAAAAGGGGAAAAACTTCCGTACAGCGATGGCGAATTTGACCTGCTGATTACCGATAACGTTCTGGATCACACCGAGTCGCCGGAAAAAATCCTGTCCGAAGCCTGA
- a CDS encoding peroxiredoxin family protein, which translates to MKIPIIFTLLVLFLVQDSATAQQWVQDYIQREGFNPDSIVAYIHGEMQGEVDSPVPDFSFTPLGSKQSLSLDYFNGQPTVLMLWKKGCSGSRMQLFELEKLHEKYVRQGLNILYVSPESDSTLKAFEREHHVSGKMATIQEKELSNPYQLFATPSVFVVNKAGLVQDVWLKPKKVLELEEIITPHLK; encoded by the coding sequence ATGAAGATTCCCATTATCTTTACTTTGCTAGTGCTATTCCTCGTGCAAGATTCCGCAACAGCCCAGCAATGGGTTCAAGATTACATTCAGCGCGAAGGATTTAACCCAGACAGTATAGTGGCGTACATCCATGGGGAAATGCAGGGAGAGGTAGACTCGCCAGTTCCTGACTTTTCGTTCACTCCGCTTGGAAGCAAACAGTCCCTTAGCCTTGATTACTTTAACGGGCAGCCGACCGTGTTGATGCTCTGGAAGAAAGGTTGCTCAGGATCACGCATGCAGCTGTTCGAGCTCGAAAAGCTGCATGAAAAATACGTCAGACAAGGATTGAATATTCTCTACGTATCGCCTGAGTCTGACTCAACCCTCAAGGCCTTTGAGAGAGAACATCATGTATCGGGAAAGATGGCAACTATTCAGGAAAAGGAGCTGAGCAATCCATATCAACTGTTTGCTACGCCATCTGTTTTCGTAGTGAATAAGGCGGGCTTGGTGCAAGATGTATGGTTAAAACCCAAAAAAGTGCTCGAACTTGAAGAAATCATAACTCCTCATTTAAAATAA
- a CDS encoding BlaI/MecI/CopY family transcriptional regulator, with amino-acid sequence MKKSLIPLGETEMEILHHVWKLEKATVAQVQERILEDRKVAYTTIMTIMKNLSDKGLLDKELQGNTYVYRPAQPAGEVQQNLVRQFVDKVFKGSPAALVQSLVKAEKLSPEDREEIERLIGKMK; translated from the coding sequence ATGAAAAAATCTCTGATACCTCTGGGCGAAACGGAAATGGAGATTCTGCACCACGTCTGGAAGCTGGAAAAGGCAACCGTGGCGCAGGTTCAGGAGCGCATTCTGGAGGATCGCAAGGTAGCTTACACAACGATCATGACCATCATGAAAAACCTGTCTGACAAGGGGCTGCTGGACAAAGAGCTGCAGGGGAATACCTATGTTTACCGGCCCGCACAGCCTGCCGGAGAAGTGCAGCAAAACCTGGTGCGGCAGTTTGTGGATAAAGTATTCAAAGGCTCGCCGGCCGCGCTGGTTCAGAGCCTGGTAAAGGCTGAAAAACTGAGTCCGGAAGACCGCGAGGAGATTGAGCGGCTCATTGGCAAAATGAAATGA
- a CDS encoding M56 family metallopeptidase, whose amino-acid sequence MEILVSLIQEVIRIGAQPWVMPVLTVAGIWTFAAVAVRLALAVLPDRHTMVQYHGRMAILFSLPLMFAVASVAHFLLQPIAVSGAASVQWLNTIVVTAYGPAPFDAGSGDSVSLFSMISTLPFLSGILIVLAFAMALFGAIRMGFQLWSLRLIMQNPGQKADVSGDKMVSNGEKSVLPGNDTRTENDAQSETIRLLIQKISRILGIEKHVEVRQHPGIAVPMTIGWRRPRIFLPEKTWPEHELELILHHELVHIRRGHFLLRTLEEGVRNLFFIHPLVHLLAREITTWREMACDSELLATSATANREYAELLYRTVPAPGIASPVALSASISANPDIKKRIKTMAHYPRESNIWNRRRSTSLTLAAIIMIPVLMLASCDFGTTPDTEQEEVFRVIESMPEPVRGMEAIFENLTYPETARSAGIEGRVIVQFTVDEQGNVVNPEVVRGIGGGCDEAAIDAIKAVEWTPGTQYGEPVSTEFNLPITFRLDAGDDESSDGDQEGTETEAARLDLHIPSSDLTYIEFNGNPVSLENLSERIRAATGEAASSSNGTENELVVQLSVDRSASMGMVSDVQNVLRENRVHRINYQSL is encoded by the coding sequence ATGGAAATCCTGGTGAGTCTGATACAAGAAGTCATACGCATAGGAGCGCAACCGTGGGTGATGCCGGTGCTGACGGTGGCCGGAATCTGGACTTTCGCGGCTGTTGCGGTTCGGCTGGCGCTTGCCGTACTCCCTGACCGTCATACAATGGTGCAATACCATGGGCGGATGGCGATCCTCTTCAGTCTGCCGCTGATGTTTGCGGTGGCATCGGTTGCGCATTTTTTGCTTCAGCCGATAGCGGTGAGCGGTGCGGCATCAGTGCAGTGGCTGAACACAATCGTGGTTACGGCATACGGACCGGCCCCGTTTGATGCGGGATCCGGTGATTCTGTTTCCTTGTTTTCGATGATTTCCACCCTGCCGTTTTTGTCCGGAATACTGATAGTCCTGGCCTTTGCAATGGCACTGTTCGGGGCAATCAGGATGGGTTTTCAGCTTTGGTCACTGCGGCTGATCATGCAGAACCCGGGGCAAAAGGCGGATGTGAGCGGGGATAAGATGGTCAGTAATGGCGAAAAGAGCGTTCTTCCAGGCAATGATACACGTACTGAAAATGACGCGCAGTCTGAGACCATTCGCCTGCTCATTCAAAAAATTTCACGCATACTCGGCATCGAAAAACACGTTGAAGTCCGTCAGCATCCCGGAATTGCGGTCCCCATGACCATCGGGTGGCGCCGTCCCCGCATTTTCCTTCCGGAGAAAACGTGGCCTGAACATGAGCTGGAGCTCATCCTGCACCACGAACTGGTACATATCCGGCGCGGACATTTTTTGCTGCGTACTCTCGAAGAAGGGGTGAGGAATCTGTTTTTTATCCATCCGCTGGTCCATCTTCTGGCCCGCGAAATCACAACCTGGCGCGAAATGGCTTGTGACTCGGAACTTCTGGCAACTTCCGCTACCGCCAATCGCGAATACGCCGAGCTGCTCTACCGGACTGTGCCTGCGCCCGGTATCGCGTCACCTGTGGCTTTGTCAGCATCCATTTCAGCAAACCCCGACATCAAAAAAAGGATCAAAACCATGGCACATTACCCGCGTGAATCAAATATCTGGAACCGTCGCCGCAGCACAAGTCTGACCCTGGCGGCCATCATCATGATCCCGGTGCTGATGCTGGCATCGTGCGATTTCGGCACCACACCCGATACCGAACAAGAAGAGGTATTCCGTGTCATCGAGTCGATGCCCGAGCCGGTTCGCGGGATGGAGGCGATTTTTGAGAATTTGACGTATCCCGAAACGGCGCGTAGTGCAGGCATCGAAGGCCGGGTCATAGTTCAGTTTACTGTGGATGAACAAGGCAATGTTGTCAATCCGGAAGTTGTCCGGGGTATTGGCGGCGGCTGTGACGAAGCAGCCATCGACGCGATCAAGGCAGTGGAATGGACCCCCGGGACTCAGTACGGCGAACCGGTGAGTACTGAATTCAATCTGCCCATCACCTTCCGGCTGGATGCGGGCGACGATGAATCATCAGATGGTGATCAGGAGGGCACGGAGACCGAAGCGGCCCGGCTGGATCTTCACATTCCGTCGTCCGACCTCACCTACATCGAATTTAACGGCAACCCTGTTTCCCTTGAAAATCTTTCAGAAAGGATCCGTGCTGCTACCGGTGAGGCAGCTTCATCATCCAACGGAACTGAAAATGAGCTGGTGGTTCAGCTTTCGGTAGATCGCTCCGCCAGTATGGGCATGGTTTCCGATGTCCAGAATGTGCTCCGGGAGAACCGCGTCCATCGCATCAATTATCAGTCGCTTTGA
- a CDS encoding helix-turn-helix domain-containing protein, with the protein MQIRPIHTDEDYKKALSRIEVLFDARPGSPEADELEILGILVDEYERKHFPIDAPDPIEAITFRMEQLGLTQNDLANILGSRSRASEILSGKRSLSLNQIRLINKKLGIPVEVLIREPENQSG; encoded by the coding sequence ATGCAGATCCGGCCAATACATACAGATGAGGATTATAAAAAGGCACTGAGCCGCATTGAAGTACTATTTGATGCCCGTCCCGGGAGCCCAGAGGCTGACGAGCTGGAAATCCTCGGCATACTTGTCGATGAATATGAGAGAAAACACTTCCCGATTGATGCACCGGATCCGATCGAAGCCATCACATTCCGAATGGAGCAACTTGGCCTCACTCAGAATGACCTTGCAAACATTCTCGGATCACGCTCCAGAGCCAGCGAGATTCTTTCCGGAAAGCGCAGCCTTTCCCTCAACCAGATCAGATTGATAAACAAAAAGCTTGGCATTCCCGTAGAAGTATTAATTCGCGAACCGGAAAATCAGTCAGGCTGA
- a CDS encoding alpha/beta hydrolase family protein: MNNIANRHNLHLKEKKTGMNSKKVTFRGALGETLAGRLDLPDNMKASALFAHCFTCSKSLKVVGNIAKELVASNIGVLRFDFTGLGQSEGEFANTNFSSNVDDLLAAVDFMKEETGGPHLLIGHSLGGAAVIQSAHQIPSAKAVVTIGSPSDPGHVIKHFETHLDAIEEKGEAEVTLAGRKFTIKKQLVDDLNAVRMDRCIRDLEPALLVMHSPMDDTVGIENAAHIYKLARHPKSFVSLDKADHLLRDDNHSRYAGAMIATWSQLYL, encoded by the coding sequence TTGAACAACATTGCTAACCGGCACAATTTGCATTTAAAAGAAAAGAAGACAGGCATGAATTCAAAAAAAGTGACCTTCCGGGGAGCGCTGGGCGAAACCCTGGCCGGCCGGCTCGACCTGCCCGACAACATGAAAGCCAGCGCGCTGTTTGCACACTGTTTTACCTGTTCCAAGAGCCTCAAGGTGGTGGGAAATATTGCCAAAGAACTGGTGGCCAGTAATATCGGGGTGTTGCGGTTCGATTTCACCGGACTGGGCCAGAGTGAGGGCGAATTTGCCAACACCAATTTTTCATCGAATGTGGATGACCTGCTGGCCGCGGTGGATTTCATGAAAGAGGAGACGGGCGGACCGCATCTGCTCATCGGGCATTCTCTGGGTGGCGCAGCGGTGATCCAGAGCGCGCATCAGATCCCGTCGGCCAAAGCCGTGGTCACCATTGGATCGCCATCGGATCCCGGACACGTAATCAAGCACTTTGAGACGCATCTGGATGCGATCGAGGAAAAAGGCGAGGCCGAAGTGACACTGGCCGGACGGAAATTCACCATCAAGAAGCAGCTGGTCGATGACCTCAACGCAGTGCGAATGGATCGCTGCATCCGGGATTTGGAGCCGGCCCTGCTGGTGATGCATTCGCCGATGGATGACACGGTCGGCATCGAAAACGCTGCTCATATTTACAAGCTCGCGCGCCATCCGAAAAGCTTCGTCTCGCTGGATAAGGCTGATCATCTGCTCCGCGACGACAATCACAGCCGGTATGCCGGTGCCATGATCGCCACCTGGTCGCAGCTGTATCTGTGA